In Myxococcota bacterium, a single genomic region encodes these proteins:
- a CDS encoding choice-of-anchor tandem repeat NxxGxxAF-containing protein, translating to MISLSAGLAQGQSFIRDTFVATGDARPGGGTFGHLAIDGQGAARREFAGGHLAFVDRAGEDALYRRSHFGATELVAQVGAAAADTTGGETYVGVFDWSLDDDARIGFRAAFDGATPSDDQAFYGEDAGGVLRVFAREGDVPPQSGTANALERFEEARVFHYGGEISILALRRVPTSPGSITYRHTPNFGIEWVYREGTLISGGIGVQSVFEDPVEASWPTINTFGMVFLSTILTRDAGSAIIEWVPGAIPAHLYVQLEGWAVPGLAGVTYSRFERTPRVNKFSQLAFDARFGGATVTDANDEGALAPDGSGDARLVIREGDAVPGVAGAVFGAPTTEFLNESGASIHTAPLDTSGSVTSSVWEASPPGTTTLRVREGDAVPFLAGAVYGPVAARGYSNAGSLLIEAQLEGGGVVDSDNRVLVVIDASGVHWPVLREGESLVVRTGVVRTVPDRLEEVRMDQDGTIVVALAFALGDTAILRIGFDTDGDGIPDYAEL from the coding sequence GTGATTTCGCTATCCGCTGGCCTCGCGCAAGGCCAATCCTTCATCCGCGACACTTTCGTCGCGACGGGAGACGCGCGCCCCGGCGGCGGCACCTTCGGGCACCTGGCGATCGACGGGCAAGGCGCCGCCAGGCGCGAGTTCGCCGGGGGGCATCTGGCCTTCGTGGACCGGGCTGGCGAGGACGCGCTGTATCGGCGCAGCCACTTCGGAGCGACGGAACTCGTCGCGCAAGTCGGCGCCGCGGCGGCCGACACCACGGGCGGCGAAACCTATGTCGGCGTCTTCGACTGGTCCCTCGATGACGATGCCCGCATCGGCTTCCGTGCCGCCTTCGATGGCGCTACGCCCTCAGACGACCAGGCGTTTTACGGAGAAGATGCGGGCGGCGTCCTTCGCGTCTTCGCCCGCGAGGGCGACGTGCCGCCGCAGTCGGGCACGGCGAACGCGCTCGAGCGCTTCGAGGAAGCGCGCGTATTCCACTACGGCGGCGAGATCTCGATCCTCGCTTTGCGACGCGTGCCCACCAGTCCAGGCTCGATCACCTACCGACACACCCCGAACTTCGGCATCGAATGGGTGTACCGCGAAGGCACGCTCATCTCGGGGGGGATCGGGGTCCAGAGCGTATTCGAAGACCCGGTCGAAGCCAGCTGGCCCACCATCAACACCTTCGGAATGGTCTTCCTCTCGACGATCCTCACCCGCGACGCCGGATCCGCGATCATCGAGTGGGTCCCCGGCGCCATCCCCGCCCACCTCTACGTTCAGCTGGAGGGCTGGGCCGTCCCCGGCCTCGCGGGCGTCACCTACTCCCGCTTCGAGCGAACGCCGCGCGTCAACAAGTTCTCCCAGCTCGCCTTCGACGCGCGCTTCGGGGGTGCGACCGTCACCGACGCGAATGACGAGGGCGCTCTGGCTCCGGACGGCTCGGGCGATGCGCGGCTGGTGATCCGCGAGGGCGACGCCGTCCCCGGGGTCGCAGGCGCGGTGTTCGGCGCGCCCACCACCGAGTTCCTCAACGAATCCGGGGCGAGCATCCATACGGCCCCTCTCGACACGTCTGGAAGCGTGACTTCCTCGGTATGGGAGGCGAGCCCGCCAGGTACGACCACCCTGCGGGTCCGGGAAGGCGATGCCGTTCCGTTCCTGGCCGGGGCGGTCTACGGCCCCGTCGCGGCACGCGGGTACAGCAATGCAGGCAGCCTGCTGATCGAAGCCCAGCTCGAGGGAGGCGGTGTCGTCGACAGCGACAACCGCGTGCTGGTGGTGATCGACGCGAGCGGTGTGCACTGGCCGGTTCTGCGCGAGGGCGAGTCTCTCGTCGTGCGCACCGGCGTCGTCCGTACCGTGCCCGACCGGCTCGAGGAGGTCCGCATGGACCAGGACGGAACCATCGTGGTGGCGCTCGCCTTCGCGCTGGGCGATACGGCGATCCTGCGGATCGGCTTCGACACCGATGGCGACGGGATCCCCGACTATGCGGAGCTCTGA
- a CDS encoding VCBS repeat-containing protein, with translation MMTTRRRSRRRERLHACEASLFQAIRPIWRGTRSDLRRRIRARVRAHRRNPTWLRDARRRALCGPAAAIAILGFAAEAAHARAPVFDPDPPNPLATVDVGFFATPTLGDLDGDGDVDLLVGELFGSFGYFENVGTALAPSFTAQGGAANPLDGELPGLAPAAALADFDADGDLDLLVGLESGAFAYFENTGGPSAPTFSQRFGAANPLDGIDIGDRAQPSVGDLDADGDLDVLVGEGSGALQYFENVGSAGAASFVERTGSANPLDGTQPGPNAAPELVDADRDGDLDLLVGSSALSATTGALNYFENRGTAASASFVALADDANPASWLDPDGLPVPATADLDADGDADLLIGGTSGTIGYATNARGFAVDTPPAQDPTAPLSFGSRRSPAFGDLDADGDVDLVYEDSTGSFRYFENVGEPNAPSYLERTGASNPFDMLGFFVTLAAITLADVDGDADLDFFDVGGQRYFENVGNPSSPSYLENSAPGNPLEDLAGVAPISFGDLDGDGDLDAVSGFISVRYFENVGSATGGDWVERTGAANPFDAFGEIIYAAPTLADLDGDGDLDAAVVEGLGQPVRYFENVGDASSPVFVRRFGAQNPLRATETVFGTVAIADLDGDGDGELMMGSLIRSGFDPGFFENPGFFTQPPAIELTGALDPLAGASLPSGDPVLADFDADGDRDAVIGRSDGTLAYFENTRDVLAPLFTERTGPANPFDGIDVGSDAAPAVLDLEGDGDPDLVVGAADGTLSTLENTGSAGAPAFALLTGTNPLAAFDVGDAARVAIGDLDADGDPDVVSGESGGSLRYFENTGSRTSPSFTENSGASNPFDAISAAASSAPALADLEGDRDLDLTLGGADGTLAVFHNDGTATAPSFVEQVGIRSLFDGIDVGDDAQPGLGDFDGDGDPDVLVGEATGDVRVFRLPEPGRVGALASGLALLLGLVKRRRHRPPERRVCDDARTAAGPRP, from the coding sequence ATGATGACGACGCGACGACGCAGCCGGCGCCGAGAACGGCTTCACGCCTGTGAGGCGAGCCTCTTCCAAGCGATCCGCCCGATCTGGCGCGGCACGCGGAGCGACCTGCGACGCCGCATCCGCGCACGCGTCCGAGCCCACCGCCGCAACCCGACGTGGCTCCGCGACGCGCGACGGCGCGCGCTCTGCGGCCCCGCGGCCGCGATCGCGATCCTCGGATTCGCGGCAGAGGCGGCTCACGCGCGCGCGCCTGTCTTCGACCCCGACCCGCCCAACCCGCTGGCCACGGTCGACGTCGGTTTCTTCGCGACGCCGACCCTCGGTGACCTCGATGGGGACGGAGACGTCGACCTGCTGGTCGGCGAGCTCTTCGGGAGCTTCGGGTACTTCGAGAACGTGGGAACCGCGCTCGCGCCATCGTTCACGGCACAGGGAGGCGCCGCCAACCCCCTGGACGGTGAACTCCCGGGGTTGGCCCCGGCCGCCGCGCTGGCGGACTTCGACGCGGATGGCGACCTCGACCTGCTCGTGGGCCTCGAGTCTGGAGCGTTCGCCTACTTCGAGAACACGGGAGGCCCCAGCGCGCCGACGTTCAGCCAGCGTTTCGGGGCCGCGAACCCCCTCGACGGAATCGACATCGGCGATCGCGCGCAGCCGAGCGTCGGCGACCTCGACGCCGACGGGGACCTGGATGTGCTCGTGGGAGAGGGCAGCGGCGCCCTTCAATACTTCGAGAACGTCGGCAGCGCGGGCGCGGCGAGCTTCGTCGAGCGCACGGGAAGCGCCAACCCGCTCGACGGTACGCAGCCGGGCCCGAATGCCGCGCCCGAGCTCGTGGATGCGGATCGCGACGGGGATCTCGACCTGCTGGTCGGCTCCAGCGCGCTGAGCGCGACCACCGGTGCACTCAACTATTTCGAGAATCGCGGCACGGCCGCCTCCGCGAGCTTCGTCGCGCTGGCGGACGACGCAAACCCGGCGTCCTGGCTCGACCCGGATGGGCTGCCCGTACCGGCCACCGCGGATCTGGACGCCGACGGAGACGCCGATCTCCTGATCGGGGGAACCTCCGGAACGATCGGCTATGCGACGAACGCGCGGGGGTTCGCCGTCGACACGCCGCCGGCACAAGATCCGACGGCGCCGCTGAGCTTCGGTTCACGCCGGTCCCCCGCCTTCGGCGACCTCGACGCCGACGGTGACGTCGACCTCGTCTACGAAGACTCGACGGGTAGCTTTCGCTACTTCGAGAACGTGGGGGAGCCGAACGCTCCCAGCTACCTCGAACGCACGGGAGCCTCGAACCCCTTCGACATGCTCGGGTTCTTCGTGACACTGGCGGCGATCACGCTCGCCGACGTCGATGGGGACGCTGACCTGGACTTCTTCGACGTCGGCGGACAACGCTACTTCGAGAACGTGGGCAACCCGTCCTCCCCGAGCTATCTCGAGAACAGCGCGCCCGGGAATCCGCTGGAAGACCTCGCGGGCGTCGCCCCGATCTCCTTCGGCGATCTCGATGGGGACGGGGATCTCGATGCGGTCTCCGGCTTCATCTCCGTTCGCTACTTCGAGAACGTCGGGAGCGCGACTGGCGGAGACTGGGTCGAGCGCACCGGCGCCGCGAACCCCTTCGATGCGTTCGGAGAGATCATCTACGCGGCCCCCACGCTCGCGGATCTCGATGGCGATGGAGACCTCGACGCCGCCGTGGTCGAAGGCCTGGGGCAGCCGGTCCGATACTTCGAGAACGTGGGCGACGCCTCCTCACCGGTCTTCGTGAGACGCTTCGGTGCGCAGAACCCGCTTCGCGCGACCGAAACGGTATTCGGGACCGTCGCGATCGCTGACTTGGATGGGGACGGCGACGGCGAGCTGATGATGGGATCGCTCATCCGAAGCGGATTCGACCCGGGGTTTTTCGAGAACCCGGGCTTCTTCACGCAGCCTCCCGCCATCGAGCTGACCGGTGCGCTCGATCCACTGGCGGGCGCGTCCCTCCCGAGTGGCGACCCCGTGCTCGCCGACTTCGACGCCGACGGTGATCGCGACGCGGTCATCGGCCGGAGCGACGGCACGCTCGCCTACTTCGAGAACACCCGCGACGTCCTGGCCCCGCTCTTCACCGAGCGCACGGGCCCCGCCAACCCCTTCGACGGCATCGACGTCGGCAGCGACGCAGCGCCCGCCGTGCTCGATCTCGAGGGCGACGGCGATCCGGACCTCGTCGTCGGAGCAGCCGACGGGACGCTCTCCACGCTCGAGAACACGGGCAGCGCTGGCGCACCGGCCTTCGCGCTGTTGACCGGCACCAACCCCCTCGCCGCCTTCGACGTCGGCGATGCGGCGCGCGTCGCGATCGGCGATCTCGATGCCGATGGCGACCCCGACGTCGTCTCCGGCGAGAGCGGCGGCAGTCTCCGCTACTTCGAGAACACGGGCTCGCGCACGAGCCCGAGCTTCACCGAGAACTCCGGTGCGTCGAATCCGTTCGACGCCATCAGCGCTGCCGCCAGCAGCGCTCCCGCTCTCGCTGACCTCGAAGGCGACCGTGATCTCGACCTCACCCTGGGCGGCGCCGACGGCACCCTCGCCGTCTTCCACAACGACGGCACCGCCACCGCCCCGAGCTTCGTCGAGCAGGTCGGGATTCGCAGCCTGTTTGACGGCATCGACGTCGGCGACGACGCCCAGCCCGGGCTCGGCGACTTCGACGGCGACGGCGACCCCGACGTCCTAGTGGGCGAGGCCACGGGCGACGTCCGCGTCTTCCGCCTCCCCGAGCCCGGACGCGTCGGAGCGCTCGCCAGCGGACTCGCCCTCCTCCTCGGACTCGTGAAGCGCCGGCGCCACCGACCCCCCGAGCGTCGCGTGTGCGATGATGCGCGGACCGCAGCGGGGCCCCGACCATGA
- a CDS encoding TIGR03032 family protein — translation MSAAPPTTPFGCRHSPVFPELLAELGVSLAATTQHAGKVIAIAADGDRIVVLPRSFDAPMGIALEGERLAVATRDQIVLLANEPRLAGAYPRQPDTYDALYLPRSIHFCGEVAVHDLAWVGERLVGVNTLFSCLFELDARFSFRPIWRPAFVEAAVPEDACHLNGLAVDTKGPRYATAFAATGGANAWRDASPASGVVLDVASGGIVVGDLAMPHSPRLVEGQLFVLASATGALLAVDTDRGSFEVVNRVPGFARGLARHGDYWFVGTSRLRAGGAIQRSDAENRCGISVLHAATGARVAELEFLRSCDQIYDVAVLPARRPGILGIGDDTHRQALATPDATFWSR, via the coding sequence ATGTCCGCCGCGCCCCCGACTACGCCCTTCGGCTGCCGCCACTCGCCGGTTTTCCCGGAGTTGTTGGCCGAATTGGGCGTGTCTCTCGCCGCCACCACCCAGCACGCCGGGAAGGTGATCGCGATCGCGGCGGACGGGGATCGCATCGTGGTGTTGCCCCGCTCCTTCGATGCGCCGATGGGGATCGCTCTGGAAGGCGAACGACTGGCCGTGGCGACGCGCGACCAGATCGTGCTGCTCGCCAACGAACCGCGACTCGCCGGTGCGTACCCGCGCCAGCCGGACACCTATGACGCGCTCTACCTCCCGCGCTCGATCCACTTCTGCGGCGAGGTCGCGGTCCACGACCTGGCCTGGGTAGGCGAGCGGCTGGTCGGAGTGAACACGCTCTTCTCCTGCCTCTTCGAGCTCGACGCGCGCTTCAGCTTTCGACCGATCTGGCGGCCCGCGTTCGTCGAGGCGGCGGTGCCGGAGGACGCGTGCCACTTGAACGGACTGGCGGTCGACACGAAAGGACCGCGCTACGCCACCGCCTTCGCCGCGACCGGAGGGGCGAACGCCTGGCGAGACGCGTCGCCAGCGTCGGGTGTGGTCCTCGACGTGGCGAGCGGTGGCATCGTGGTCGGCGACCTGGCCATGCCCCACTCGCCACGCCTGGTCGAGGGCCAACTCTTCGTGCTCGCCTCAGCGACGGGAGCGCTCCTGGCGGTCGACACCGATCGCGGTTCCTTTGAGGTCGTGAACCGCGTTCCCGGGTTCGCGCGCGGTCTCGCGCGCCACGGCGACTACTGGTTCGTTGGCACCTCCCGGCTGCGCGCCGGAGGCGCGATCCAGCGGTCCGACGCGGAGAACCGCTGCGGGATCAGCGTCCTGCACGCGGCGACGGGCGCACGCGTCGCCGAGCTCGAGTTCCTGCGCAGCTGCGACCAGATCTACGACGTGGCTGTGCTTCCCGCGCGCCGTCCGGGCATCCTGGGGATCGGGGACGACACCCACCGCCAGGCGTTGGCGACGCCCGACGCCACGTTCTGGAGCCGCTGA
- a CDS encoding dienelactone hydrolase family protein, which produces MTDANARGDDDLHDFEPREVEALGATRRVYVTGRGPAVLVMSEMPGISPEVARFARWVRDAGFSVYMPSLFGSDGAVPGAEEGAAVFRATCIRAEFHAFGSGKSSPVTDWLRALARRAHAECGGPGVGAIGMCFTGNFALTLMLEPAVIAPVLCQPSLPLDEPAGLEIDDASLRTIRARLERDELKVRAYRFAGDRFCTAERFSAYADALGPRFETRVLPDAAANPDVAPFFSEHVGCAHSVVTQHLIDAEGEPTAAARDEILAFFAARLQV; this is translated from the coding sequence ATGACCGACGCCAACGCCCGAGGAGACGACGACCTGCACGACTTCGAGCCCCGTGAAGTCGAAGCGCTCGGCGCGACCCGGCGGGTCTACGTGACCGGGAGGGGCCCCGCCGTGCTGGTGATGAGCGAGATGCCGGGGATCAGCCCGGAAGTCGCGCGGTTCGCTCGCTGGGTGCGGGACGCCGGCTTCTCCGTCTATATGCCTTCCCTGTTTGGGAGCGACGGCGCCGTGCCGGGCGCCGAGGAAGGCGCCGCCGTCTTCCGCGCGACCTGCATCCGCGCCGAGTTTCACGCCTTCGGGTCGGGGAAGTCGAGCCCGGTCACCGACTGGCTGCGCGCCCTCGCCCGCCGTGCCCACGCGGAATGCGGTGGGCCGGGCGTCGGCGCCATCGGGATGTGCTTCACCGGAAACTTCGCCCTCACGCTGATGCTCGAACCGGCGGTGATCGCGCCGGTGCTCTGCCAGCCCTCGCTCCCCCTCGACGAGCCCGCGGGGCTCGAGATCGACGACGCCTCGCTGCGCACGATCCGCGCGCGATTGGAGCGCGACGAGCTCAAGGTGCGCGCGTACCGGTTCGCGGGCGATCGGTTCTGCACCGCGGAGCGTTTCTCCGCGTATGCCGACGCCCTCGGGCCGCGCTTCGAAACCCGCGTCCTCCCCGACGCAGCCGCGAACCCGGACGTTGCGCCGTTCTTCTCCGAGCACGTCGGCTGCGCCCACAGTGTGGTCACCCAACACCTGATCGACGCGGAGGGAGAACCCACCGCTGCCGCACGCGACGAGATCCTGGCGTTCTTCGCGGCGCGACTGCAGGTCTAG
- a CDS encoding helix-turn-helix domain-containing protein, whose protein sequence is MRNVLVMAPDGVMDSALALTLDTLSAAHQLSGAEGPDFRATLFCPGVSEIRTRQGARFDVAGRVAPGRFDALVIPGLGLSTRDEIGTFFDDPQRASLVAWLHRHGPRVPRVAAGCSAVFLLAEAGLLRGRRATTTWWLGSVFRERYPDVDLDETQMVVEDRGVVCAGAALAQIDLMLHLLARLGTPGLVRAVARSLAIEERPTQARYMMRASMSGQSDDVVRIERWMRRQRHRPFSLAELARAVGMSPRTVDRRVREATGHGAKKLAQRIRLEHAAHLLQTSRLALDEVAGRVGYRDPNTLRRLLKRELGVNPSQLRREAG, encoded by the coding sequence ATGCGGAACGTCCTGGTAATGGCCCCCGATGGGGTGATGGACTCGGCGCTGGCGCTGACCCTCGACACGCTCTCCGCGGCCCATCAGCTCTCGGGCGCCGAAGGTCCCGACTTCCGCGCGACGCTCTTCTGTCCAGGCGTTTCCGAGATCCGCACCCGCCAGGGTGCGCGCTTCGACGTCGCGGGCCGCGTTGCTCCCGGGCGCTTCGACGCGCTGGTGATTCCCGGGTTGGGACTCTCGACGCGGGACGAGATTGGAACCTTCTTCGACGATCCCCAGCGCGCGTCGCTCGTCGCGTGGCTGCACCGCCACGGTCCTCGTGTTCCCCGGGTGGCGGCCGGTTGTTCGGCCGTCTTCCTGTTGGCTGAGGCGGGCCTGCTGCGCGGGCGGCGCGCGACGACGACCTGGTGGCTCGGTTCCGTCTTCCGGGAGCGCTACCCCGACGTCGACCTCGACGAGACCCAGATGGTCGTGGAGGACCGCGGGGTCGTGTGCGCCGGGGCGGCGCTCGCCCAGATCGACTTGATGCTCCACCTGTTGGCGCGCCTGGGGACGCCTGGGCTGGTGCGCGCCGTCGCCCGAAGCCTGGCGATCGAGGAACGTCCCACCCAGGCCCGCTACATGATGCGGGCGTCGATGTCCGGTCAGAGCGACGACGTCGTGCGCATCGAGCGCTGGATGCGGCGCCAGCGCCACCGTCCCTTCTCGCTCGCCGAGCTCGCCCGCGCAGTCGGCATGAGCCCGCGCACGGTCGATCGCCGGGTGCGGGAGGCCACGGGCCACGGCGCCAAGAAGCTGGCCCAGCGCATCCGGCTCGAACACGCGGCCCACCTCCTCCAGACGTCGCGGCTGGCCCTCGACGAGGTCGCGGGGCGCGTCGGGTATCGGGACCCGAACACCCTGCGTCGGCTGTTGAAGCGAGAACTCGGCGTGAATCCCAGCCAGCTGCGCCGCGAGGCGGGATGA
- a CDS encoding helix-turn-helix domain-containing protein, giving the protein MPRLTPPMAERRARILEAARRGIADVGYDGLTLRALAREAQVTVPTIYNLVGNKDAVLVAAVADQTERFVRSIGAAPDDVLGIVDASARELLRAPRYYRALLRLLADSEEAGEARRMVTAALQGQLRGAVEALAAEKQLEAWVEVGALSEELLAVVWQASDQWARGRLRSAAFPARQRFGVALLLAGAARGRARSRFKDVARANQSAPAPAPRAAARLAQGARA; this is encoded by the coding sequence GTGCCGCGCCTCACTCCCCCGATGGCCGAGCGCCGCGCTCGCATCCTCGAAGCGGCGCGACGCGGGATCGCCGACGTCGGCTACGACGGGCTCACCCTGCGCGCCCTGGCGCGCGAAGCCCAGGTGACGGTTCCCACCATCTACAACCTGGTGGGCAACAAGGATGCGGTGCTGGTCGCGGCCGTCGCCGATCAGACCGAACGCTTCGTGCGGAGCATCGGCGCGGCGCCGGACGACGTTCTCGGGATCGTCGATGCCAGCGCCCGCGAGCTCCTGCGTGCGCCCCGCTACTACCGCGCGCTCCTGCGCCTGCTCGCCGACTCGGAAGAGGCCGGAGAGGCCCGGCGCATGGTGACGGCCGCCCTGCAGGGTCAGCTGCGCGGTGCCGTCGAGGCGCTCGCGGCAGAGAAGCAGCTGGAAGCCTGGGTCGAGGTCGGTGCGCTCAGCGAGGAGCTGCTCGCCGTCGTCTGGCAGGCGAGCGACCAGTGGGCGCGGGGGCGACTGCGCAGCGCCGCGTTTCCCGCACGACAGCGCTTCGGCGTCGCACTCTTGCTCGCCGGCGCGGCTCGCGGGCGTGCACGGAGTCGCTTCAAGGACGTCGCCCGCGCGAATCAGTCGGCCCCGGCCCCGGCGCCGCGAGCGGCGGCGCGGCTGGCGCAGGGTGCGCGCGCATGA
- a CDS encoding SDR family oxidoreductase, whose product MRVRHAQSGAMYTLRDDGDVEVVLEGKTGVFQASGRWVRGALRDADPHLLGWLAGAQSDPAPAETASRPRATGVDVPAFTQDPTGKRRRGQMDLGLEGRKVVVTAATQGIGLAIAQQFADLGCDVAICARGEEGLEVARKDLEGRGVRVFTRALDVADGDGLEAFVTDAAADLGGLDVFVSNASGGAGPGKRAWQAGFDVDVMSAVRGVEAALPSLRESGAASVVFISSTAALEHLGVTQGYNAMKAALITHAGDLSQTLGREGIRVNVVSPGPIYFEGGNWQMIEQSMPQMYKGALAQCAIGRMGAPEEVARAVAFLGSPAASLITGANLVCDGGFTKRMPF is encoded by the coding sequence ATGAGGGTGCGACACGCCCAGAGCGGCGCGATGTACACGCTGCGCGACGACGGCGACGTCGAGGTCGTGCTCGAGGGGAAGACCGGTGTCTTCCAGGCCAGTGGGCGCTGGGTGCGCGGCGCGTTGCGCGACGCTGACCCCCACCTGCTCGGCTGGCTCGCGGGCGCCCAGAGCGATCCCGCGCCCGCAGAAACCGCATCGCGACCGCGCGCGACGGGCGTGGACGTGCCTGCATTCACCCAGGATCCGACTGGAAAGCGAAGGAGAGGACAGATGGACCTCGGACTCGAAGGACGCAAGGTGGTGGTGACCGCGGCGACCCAGGGCATCGGCCTGGCGATCGCCCAGCAGTTCGCCGACCTGGGCTGCGACGTGGCGATCTGCGCACGCGGCGAGGAAGGCCTGGAGGTCGCCCGCAAGGATCTCGAGGGTCGGGGCGTGCGCGTGTTCACTCGCGCCCTCGATGTCGCCGACGGAGACGGCCTCGAAGCCTTCGTCACCGACGCTGCCGCGGACCTCGGGGGCCTCGACGTGTTCGTGAGCAACGCCTCGGGCGGGGCCGGTCCCGGCAAGCGCGCCTGGCAGGCGGGCTTCGACGTCGACGTGATGAGCGCCGTGCGCGGGGTCGAGGCGGCCCTGCCCAGTCTTCGCGAGAGTGGCGCGGCGAGCGTCGTCTTCATCTCGTCGACGGCGGCCCTCGAGCACCTCGGCGTCACCCAGGGCTACAACGCGATGAAGGCGGCCCTGATCACCCACGCCGGCGATCTTTCGCAGACCCTCGGTCGCGAGGGCATCCGCGTGAACGTGGTATCGCCCGGCCCCATCTACTTCGAGGGCGGAAACTGGCAGATGATCGAGCAGTCGATGCCCCAGATGTACAAAGGCGCACTCGCCCAATGCGCGATCGGCCGGATGGGCGCGCCCGAGGAAGTGGCGCGCGCGGTCGCGTTCCTGGGGAGCCCCGCAGCCAGCCTGATCACCGGGGCGAACCTCGTGTGCGACGGCGGCTTCACCAAGCGCATGCCCTTCTGA
- a CDS encoding aromatic ring-hydroxylating dioxygenase subunit alpha, whose protein sequence is MAFEPLVEMSPDVGARSPGLSYQDLLDQETRPVPDVLRWRSARELPVVKVPIERYTSEAFQALEVEKLWKRVWQFACREEQIPEPGDHHVYTIADLEVLVVRGQDRRIRAFPNTCLHRGRALKDHAGRSDVLRCPFHGWTWNLDGSLAEVPCRWDFPDVSREEYALRPLGVGTWGGFVFVNLDPNAAPFASHLGDLPQHFERWPLEDRYTQAHVAKRLRCNWKVCQEAFMEAYHVVATHPQILAGIGDANSQYDAWDTFSRAITANQTPSPHLRWEPSEQEQLDVTLSPDLDGPPAIRVPEGMTARQIFGQLSRMQLQSAVPSVQRLTDAELTDSFYYTLFPNFHPWGAYNRIVYRFRPNGNAVGEAIMDVFMLAPFRGRRPEAAATRWLDFDEPWTEAWSELGPLAKVFEQDSWNLPRVQRGLESAAHTHVTFANYQETKIRHFHALLEQRLAE, encoded by the coding sequence ATGGCCTTCGAACCCCTCGTCGAGATGTCCCCCGATGTCGGGGCGCGTTCGCCCGGCCTCTCGTACCAGGATCTCCTGGACCAGGAGACGCGGCCCGTCCCCGACGTGCTGCGCTGGCGCTCGGCGCGGGAGCTGCCCGTCGTCAAGGTGCCGATCGAGCGGTACACGTCCGAGGCGTTCCAGGCGCTCGAAGTCGAGAAGCTCTGGAAGCGGGTCTGGCAGTTCGCCTGCCGGGAAGAGCAGATTCCCGAGCCCGGCGACCATCACGTCTACACCATCGCCGATCTCGAGGTGCTGGTGGTGCGCGGCCAGGATCGTCGGATCCGCGCCTTCCCCAACACCTGCCTCCACCGCGGACGCGCGCTCAAGGACCACGCGGGGCGCTCCGACGTGTTGCGGTGTCCTTTCCACGGCTGGACCTGGAACCTCGACGGCAGCCTCGCGGAAGTCCCGTGTCGTTGGGACTTCCCCGACGTCTCGCGCGAGGAGTACGCGCTACGTCCCCTGGGCGTCGGTACCTGGGGCGGGTTCGTGTTCGTGAACCTCGACCCGAACGCGGCGCCCTTCGCGTCACATCTCGGAGATCTCCCCCAGCACTTCGAGCGCTGGCCCCTCGAAGACCGCTACACCCAGGCCCACGTCGCGAAGCGCCTGCGCTGCAACTGGAAGGTCTGTCAGGAAGCCTTCATGGAGGCCTACCACGTCGTCGCGACCCACCCGCAGATCCTGGCGGGGATCGGCGACGCGAACAGTCAGTACGATGCGTGGGACACCTTCTCCCGCGCCATCACTGCGAACCAGACGCCGAGCCCGCACCTGCGCTGGGAACCCAGCGAGCAGGAGCAGCTCGACGTCACGCTCTCGCCGGACCTGGACGGACCGCCGGCGATTCGAGTGCCCGAGGGCATGACGGCGCGCCAGATCTTCGGGCAGCTGTCGCGGATGCAGTTGCAGAGCGCGGTGCCCTCGGTGCAGCGGCTCACCGACGCCGAGCTCACCGACTCCTTCTACTACACGCTGTTCCCGAACTTCCATCCCTGGGGCGCGTACAACCGCATCGTCTACCGCTTCCGGCCCAACGGAAACGCCGTGGGCGAAGCGATCATGGACGTGTTCATGCTCGCGCCGTTCCGCGGGCGTCGTCCCGAAGCCGCGGCCACCCGTTGGCTCGACTTCGACGAGCCCTGGACCGAGGCCTGGTCCGAGCTCGGGCCCCTCGCGAAGGTCTTCGAGCAGGATTCCTGGAACCTGCCGCGCGTGCAGCGCGGCCTGGAGAGCGCCGCCCATACCCATGTCACGTTCGCGAACTATCAGGAAACGAAGATCCGCCACTTCCACGCGCTGCTCGAACAGCGCCTGGCGGAATAG